Proteins encoded in a region of the Sphingopyxis sp. OAS728 genome:
- a CDS encoding inner membrane-spanning protein YciB: MSDQLPTGPEAVPAPPPAKHGMLNFVIDFGPLLVFFLAYKFSSGGEGAFAATTAAIKGTVAFMVAIVIAMIVSKWKLGKISPMLWMSSILVLGFGALTIWFHDERFIVMKPTIIYASFAVLLLGGYWFKKPMLKYLLQSALEGLTDRGWLLLSRNWGLFFAALGIANHVMYEMIQAKQMSFDLWLTIKVWGVTALSFLFTFSQVPVMLKNGLAVPEQAAADKN, from the coding sequence ATGAGCGACCAGCTCCCGACGGGCCCCGAAGCCGTCCCGGCACCGCCGCCGGCGAAGCATGGCATGCTCAATTTCGTGATCGATTTCGGGCCTTTGCTCGTCTTCTTCCTCGCCTATAAATTCTCTTCCGGCGGCGAAGGCGCGTTCGCGGCGACGACCGCGGCAATCAAGGGCACCGTGGCGTTCATGGTCGCGATCGTCATCGCGATGATCGTGTCGAAATGGAAGCTCGGCAAGATTTCGCCGATGCTGTGGATGTCGAGCATCCTCGTGCTCGGTTTTGGCGCGCTGACAATCTGGTTCCACGACGAGCGTTTCATCGTGATGAAGCCCACGATCATCTACGCCAGCTTTGCCGTGCTGCTGCTCGGCGGTTACTGGTTCAAGAAGCCGATGCTCAAATATCTGCTGCAATCGGCGCTCGAAGGGCTCACCGACCGCGGCTGGCTGCTCCTCTCGCGCAACTGGGGGCTCTTCTTTGCCGCGCTCGGCATCGCCAACCATGTCATGTACGAGATGATCCAGGCGAAGCAGATGAGTTTCGACCTGTGGCTGACGATCAAGGTGTGGGGCGTCACCGCCCTCTCCTTCCTCTTCACCTTCAGCCAGGTTCCCGTGATGCTGAAGAACGGCCTTGCCGTCCCCGAACAGGCGGCCGCCGACAAAAATTGA
- a CDS encoding MiaB/RimO family radical SAM methylthiotransferase: protein MSASLVDRQEVVNFGCRLNIAEGEGVRAAVKAAGARDTIVFNSCAVTDEAVRQARQAVRRALRERPGAEVVVTGCAAELERDAFTALGARVVSNDAKGLAQSYGGAAAEAGVRPYAPALSGADHARAFLGVQTGCSHSCTFCATVLARGTARSADIDAVVASAQTALGRGQREIILTGVDLASYGDDSGTTLATLVEALLALPVERLRLSSLDPDRIDDALFALLTQEKRVMPHIHLSLQAGDDMVLTRMKRRHRRTDAVALIERLKAARPEIAIGADLIAGFPTEDDAMFANSLALIDDCDIVFGHIFPYSPRAGTPAARMPQVGRAIARERAAALREANARRRQDWLDAQLGRTASMLVERDGITGHAENFAAVTLTAPAAPGTIIDVRLGARDGDRMIATHTQAKDIAA, encoded by the coding sequence ATGAGCGCCTCCCTCGTCGACCGGCAAGAGGTCGTCAATTTCGGTTGCCGGCTGAACATCGCCGAGGGCGAAGGGGTTCGTGCGGCCGTCAAGGCCGCGGGCGCTCGCGACACCATTGTCTTCAACAGCTGCGCGGTGACCGACGAAGCGGTGCGGCAGGCGCGGCAGGCGGTACGGCGCGCGCTGCGCGAGCGGCCGGGCGCCGAGGTTGTGGTGACCGGGTGCGCGGCGGAATTGGAGCGCGATGCCTTCACGGCGCTGGGCGCGCGGGTGGTGTCGAATGACGCGAAGGGGCTTGCGCAGAGTTATGGTGGCGCGGCGGCCGAGGCCGGCGTTCGACCTTACGCCCCCGCCCTCTCCGGCGCCGATCATGCGCGCGCCTTCCTCGGCGTCCAGACCGGCTGCTCGCATAGCTGCACCTTTTGCGCGACGGTGCTGGCGCGCGGGACGGCGCGATCGGCGGACATCGATGCGGTGGTCGCATCCGCGCAAACCGCGCTGGGTCGCGGGCAGCGTGAGATCATCCTGACCGGGGTCGACCTTGCGAGCTATGGCGACGATAGCGGCACGACATTGGCCACGCTGGTCGAGGCTTTGCTGGCGCTGCCGGTCGAACGCCTCCGCCTGTCGTCGCTCGACCCGGACCGGATCGACGACGCGCTCTTCGCCTTGCTCACGCAGGAAAAACGCGTGATGCCGCATATCCATCTGTCGCTACAGGCGGGCGACGATATGGTACTGACGCGCATGAAGCGCCGCCATCGCCGCACCGACGCCGTCGCGCTGATCGAGCGATTGAAGGCAGCGCGCCCAGAGATCGCGATCGGTGCCGATCTGATCGCGGGTTTCCCGACCGAGGATGACGCGATGTTCGCCAACTCGCTGGCGCTGATCGACGATTGCGACATCGTTTTCGGCCATATCTTTCCTTACAGCCCGCGCGCCGGCACGCCCGCCGCGCGGATGCCGCAGGTCGGTCGCGCCATCGCGCGCGAGCGCGCCGCCGCCTTGCGCGAGGCCAATGCGCGGCGGCGGCAGGACTGGCTCGATGCGCAGCTCGGCCGCACCGCATCGATGCTCGTCGAGCGCGACGGCATCACGGGCCATGCCGAAAATTTCGCCGCCGTGACGCTGACCGCACCCGCGGCGCCCGGCACCATCATTGACGTGCGCCTCGGCGCACGCGACGGCGACCGCATGATCGCCACCCATACGCAAGCAAAGGACATCGCCGCATGA
- a CDS encoding gamma carbonic anhydrase family protein: MTYQDVSIISVNGKTPVIHPSAFIAPGCRIIGDVTIGPDVSIWYNCVLRADVSHIVVGARSNIQDGSVVHCDGPMPHRPDGFPTIIGEDVLIGHMAMVHGCTLADRAFVGLKATVMNGCRIGSDAMLAAGALLTENKEIPTRELWAGSPARRVREIDDAQAAGMQMGVAHYVMNGRMHKAAIEG, encoded by the coding sequence ATGACCTATCAGGACGTGAGCATCATCAGCGTCAACGGCAAGACGCCTGTGATCCATCCGAGCGCCTTCATCGCGCCCGGGTGCCGGATCATCGGCGATGTCACGATCGGCCCCGACGTCAGCATCTGGTATAATTGCGTGCTGCGCGCCGACGTCAGCCACATCGTCGTCGGCGCACGATCGAACATCCAGGACGGCAGCGTCGTCCATTGCGACGGCCCGATGCCGCACCGCCCCGACGGCTTCCCGACGATCATCGGCGAGGATGTGCTGATCGGCCATATGGCGATGGTGCACGGCTGCACGCTCGCCGACCGGGCGTTCGTCGGGCTGAAGGCGACGGTGATGAACGGCTGTCGGATCGGCAGCGACGCGATGCTCGCCGCGGGCGCTCTGCTGACCGAGAATAAGGAAATCCCGACGCGGGAGCTCTGGGCCGGATCGCCCGCACGGCGCGTGCGCGAGATCGACGATGCGCAGGCTGCGGGCATGCAGATGGGCGTCGCGCATTATGTGATGAACGGCCGCATGCACAAGGCGGCGATCGAGGGCTGA
- the rimM gene encoding ribosome maturation factor RimM (Essential for efficient processing of 16S rRNA): MNADRPVTLAAIAGAHGVRGEVRLKLFGEGAEALRAFSVFDAGDRKLTLKSIRPANQGAVATFAEITDRSAAEALRGTVLTVPRSALPALGEGEYYHHDLLGLPCVSTDGRTVGEVVAVENFGAGDILEIAKPDGKRFMVPMNDKAVPEWGEQVVISSDYVE, encoded by the coding sequence ATGAACGCCGATCGTCCCGTCACCCTCGCCGCCATCGCCGGCGCGCACGGGGTGCGGGGCGAGGTGCGTCTCAAACTGTTCGGCGAAGGCGCGGAGGCTCTCCGCGCCTTTTCCGTTTTCGACGCGGGCGACCGCAAGCTGACCCTCAAATCGATACGTCCCGCCAATCAGGGCGCGGTCGCAACCTTCGCCGAAATCACCGACCGCAGTGCTGCCGAGGCCTTGCGCGGAACGGTGCTCACGGTGCCGCGCTCGGCGCTGCCCGCGCTGGGCGAGGGCGAATATTACCACCACGACCTGCTCGGCCTGCCGTGCGTGTCCACCGACGGGCGCACCGTCGGCGAAGTCGTTGCGGTCGAAAATTTCGGCGCCGGCGACATTCTCGAAATCGCGAAACCCGACGGCAAGCGCTTCATGGTGCCGATGAACGACAAGGCCGTTCCCGAATGGGGCGAGCAGGTGGTGATTTCCAGCGACTATGTCGAATGA
- a CDS encoding metallophosphoesterase family protein: protein MSRIAVLSDIHGNLPALEACVDDAKRRGCDTFINLGDILSGPLWPVETAAYLRPLEWPTIAGNHERQLLTQTRDQMGDSDRFADAAIGEGERAWLRTLPPVLAWRPDIYLCHGTLHSDLDYMLHDVDEAGVSDTPADAVAARVVGRSERLVLCGHTHVPLQVKLSDGRTVANPGSVGLPAYDWDRPHYHVMETGSPAARYAVVDGDTLHVDLVAVAYDHQAAARKAEVEGRSDWAIALRTGRAR from the coding sequence ATGAGCCGGATAGCGGTTCTTTCCGACATCCATGGCAATCTCCCGGCGCTGGAAGCCTGCGTCGACGATGCGAAACGGCGCGGTTGCGACACATTCATCAATCTGGGCGATATCCTGTCGGGGCCGTTATGGCCGGTCGAAACCGCCGCCTATCTGCGCCCGCTCGAATGGCCGACGATCGCCGGCAACCATGAGCGCCAGCTGCTGACGCAGACGCGAGATCAAATGGGCGATTCGGACCGTTTTGCCGACGCTGCGATCGGCGAGGGCGAACGTGCGTGGCTCCGGACGCTGCCGCCGGTGCTCGCGTGGCGGCCCGACATCTATCTGTGCCACGGGACGCTCCACAGCGATCTCGACTATATGCTCCACGACGTGGACGAAGCGGGAGTAAGCGATACGCCGGCCGACGCCGTCGCCGCGCGCGTGGTCGGCCGCAGCGAACGGCTTGTCCTGTGCGGACATACCCACGTTCCGCTTCAGGTGAAGCTGTCCGACGGGCGTACGGTTGCCAATCCGGGCAGCGTCGGGCTGCCCGCCTATGACTGGGACCGGCCGCACTATCATGTGATGGAAACCGGATCGCCCGCGGCGCGCTATGCCGTGGTCGACGGCGACACGCTTCATGTCGATCTGGTCGCCGTCGCTTATGACCATCAGGCGGCCGCGCGCAAGGCGGAGGTCGAAGGGCGAAGCGATTGGGCGATCGCGCTGCGCACCGGCCGCGCCCGATAG
- a CDS encoding putative bifunctional diguanylate cyclase/phosphodiesterase produces MTATPKQFDRSEGAKRDIIAGGIVVAAILLFVGTGSNVMQAAVRALIGIGGGPDRALATALILNVALILFGWRRYKDLNREIVERTEAEQRARYLADTDPLTGFLNRRALLAAGQRQIATAIAEKRQVALFLLDLDHFKTVNDIHGHAAGDRVLQVAAERISAVLPPNATKARLGGDEFVAMLVFEPAARADIDALAAELVAALDNNITHDAQQIRIGASLGISLANDASMTMETMVRQADIAMYHCKDEGRNRFCWFEQGMEMAVQVRNQIETGIRDGMPRGEFVPHFEPQVDIASGRLIGFEMLMRWESPEYGMIPPERFIPVAEESGLIGELSLQVIREAMEIAKRWDPSIMLAVNISPQQLKDPWFSQKLTKLLVEVGFPAAQLEVEITESSLFENLPLVRSIVTSLKNQGVSLSLDDFGTGYSSLSHLRALPFDRIKIDRSFVAAMRGSPDAQAIVVAIVRLGESLAMPITAEGVEDEATAIELTRLGCSKGQGWYFGRAASASDTDRLLAERGLLRAPMVPPAGPELGEDAPLRKTA; encoded by the coding sequence ATGACAGCGACGCCGAAGCAATTCGACCGCAGCGAGGGCGCCAAACGCGACATCATAGCCGGGGGCATTGTTGTCGCCGCGATCCTGCTGTTCGTGGGGACGGGCAGCAATGTGATGCAGGCGGCCGTGCGCGCGCTGATCGGCATCGGCGGCGGCCCCGACCGCGCGCTGGCGACGGCGCTCATCCTCAATGTTGCGCTCATTCTCTTCGGCTGGCGCCGCTACAAGGATCTCAACCGCGAAATCGTCGAGCGTACCGAGGCAGAACAGCGCGCGCGCTATCTTGCCGACACCGATCCGCTGACGGGTTTCCTCAATCGCAGGGCGCTGCTCGCGGCGGGCCAGCGGCAGATCGCGACCGCGATCGCAGAAAAGCGTCAGGTCGCGCTGTTCCTGCTCGATCTCGACCATTTCAAGACCGTCAACGACATCCACGGCCATGCCGCGGGCGACCGTGTGCTGCAGGTCGCCGCCGAGCGCATCTCGGCCGTGCTGCCGCCCAATGCCACCAAGGCGCGGCTCGGCGGCGACGAATTTGTCGCGATGCTGGTGTTCGAGCCTGCAGCGCGCGCCGACATCGACGCGCTGGCGGCCGAACTCGTCGCGGCGCTCGACAATAATATCACGCATGACGCGCAGCAAATCCGCATCGGCGCCTCCCTCGGCATCTCGCTCGCCAACGACGCCAGCATGACGATGGAAACGATGGTCCGCCAGGCCGACATCGCGATGTATCATTGCAAGGACGAAGGCCGGAACCGCTTCTGCTGGTTCGAACAGGGAATGGAGATGGCCGTGCAGGTGCGCAACCAGATCGAAACCGGCATCCGCGATGGCATGCCGCGCGGCGAGTTCGTCCCGCATTTCGAACCGCAGGTCGACATCGCGAGCGGACGCCTGATCGGTTTCGAGATGCTGATGCGCTGGGAATCGCCCGAATATGGGATGATCCCGCCCGAACGCTTCATCCCGGTCGCCGAGGAAAGCGGCTTGATCGGCGAATTGTCGCTGCAGGTGATCCGCGAGGCGATGGAAATCGCCAAACGCTGGGATCCGTCGATCATGCTCGCGGTCAACATTTCGCCGCAGCAGCTGAAAGATCCGTGGTTCAGCCAGAAGCTCACCAAGCTGCTCGTCGAGGTTGGATTCCCGGCGGCGCAGCTCGAGGTCGAGATTACCGAAAGCTCGCTGTTCGAAAATCTGCCGCTGGTGCGCTCGATCGTCACCAGCCTCAAAAATCAGGGCGTGTCGCTCAGCCTCGACGATTTCGGCACCGGCTACAGCTCGCTGTCGCACCTGCGCGCGCTGCCGTTCGACCGGATCAAGATCGACCGCAGCTTTGTCGCCGCGATGCGCGGCAGCCCCGATGCGCAGGCGATCGTCGTCGCGATCGTGCGGCTGGGCGAAAGCCTGGCGATGCCGATCACCGCCGAGGGTGTCGAGGACGAGGCGACCGCGATCGAACTGACGCGGCTCGGCTGCTCGAAGGGACAGGGCTGGTATTTCGGCCGCGCCGCATCGGCGTCCGACACCGACCGGCTTCTGGCGGAGCGCGGCCTGCTGCGCGCGCCGATGGTGCCGCCCGCCGGCCCCGAACTCGGCGAAGACGCCCCGCTGCGCAAGACGGCCTGA
- the ftsY gene encoding signal recognition particle-docking protein FtsY — protein MTGKSWSERLLGGFRRTSERLGENLAGLTGKARLDEDDLDRIEEALITADLGPAMADRIRSRLAERRDIAANGTEELRRIVAEEIAAVLRPVAEPLDIDAFPRPQVILVIGVNGSGKTTTIAKLAHLFQEQDYGVMLVAGDTFRAAAIGQLKVWAERLGVPIMAGPEGGDSAGIVFDAVKQATATGIDVLIVDTAGRLQNKRELMDELAKIKRVLGRLNPAAPHDVVLVLDATTGQNALSQIDVFREVAGVTGLVMTKLDGTARGGVLVSAAERHGLPIHAIGIGETIDDLRPFDADEIAAIIAGNIR, from the coding sequence ATGACCGGCAAAAGCTGGAGTGAAAGGCTGCTCGGCGGATTTCGCCGCACGTCGGAGCGGCTTGGCGAGAATCTCGCCGGTCTGACCGGCAAGGCACGGCTCGATGAGGATGATCTCGACCGCATCGAGGAAGCGCTGATCACCGCCGACCTCGGGCCCGCGATGGCCGACCGCATCCGCAGCCGCCTCGCCGAACGCCGCGACATCGCCGCGAACGGCACCGAGGAACTGCGCAGAATCGTCGCCGAGGAAATCGCCGCGGTGCTGCGCCCGGTCGCCGAACCGCTCGACATCGACGCCTTTCCGCGCCCGCAGGTCATCCTGGTGATCGGGGTCAACGGGTCGGGCAAGACCACGACGATCGCCAAGCTCGCGCACCTGTTCCAGGAACAGGATTATGGCGTGATGCTCGTCGCGGGCGACACCTTCCGCGCCGCCGCGATCGGGCAACTGAAGGTCTGGGCCGAACGGCTCGGCGTGCCGATCATGGCGGGGCCCGAGGGCGGCGATAGCGCCGGCATCGTGTTCGACGCGGTGAAACAGGCGACCGCGACGGGCATCGACGTGCTGATCGTCGACACCGCCGGCCGCCTCCAGAACAAGCGCGAGCTGATGGACGAGCTCGCCAAGATCAAGCGTGTACTCGGCCGTCTCAACCCCGCGGCGCCGCACGACGTCGTGCTCGTGCTCGACGCGACGACGGGGCAGAATGCGCTGTCGCAAATCGACGTGTTCCGCGAGGTCGCGGGCGTGACGGGCCTCGTCATGACCAAGCTCGACGGCACCGCGCGCGGCGGCGTCCTCGTGTCCGCCGCCGAGCGCCACGGGCTTCCCATCCATGCGATCGGCATCGGTGAAACCATCGACGACCTTCGCCCGTTCGATGCGGACGAGATCGCAGCTATTATTGCAGGAAATATCAGATGA
- a CDS encoding urate hydroxylase PuuD yields MDKFFGNLHAVLGTGLVLAIILMLCLNGQNFEDGVAAGNAILRWLHTFFGVLWIGLLYYFNFVQIPTMPKIPAELKPAVGKHIAPAALFWFRWAALITVLLGLAIAGHAKYLAPALGLQDPYKLIGVGMWLGLIMAFNVWFVIWPNQKKALGIVEADDATKAKAAKTAMIFSRTNTLLSIPMLYAMVNFS; encoded by the coding sequence ATGGACAAATTTTTCGGAAATCTGCACGCCGTGTTGGGCACCGGGCTGGTGCTCGCGATCATATTGATGCTGTGCCTCAACGGCCAGAATTTCGAGGACGGGGTTGCCGCGGGCAACGCGATCCTGCGCTGGCTGCACACCTTCTTCGGCGTGCTGTGGATCGGCCTGCTCTATTATTTCAACTTCGTCCAGATTCCGACGATGCCGAAGATCCCGGCCGAACTGAAACCCGCAGTCGGCAAGCATATCGCACCCGCCGCGCTGTTCTGGTTCCGCTGGGCGGCGCTGATCACCGTGCTGCTCGGCCTCGCGATCGCGGGTCATGCAAAATATCTGGCGCCCGCGCTCGGGCTGCAGGATCCGTATAAGCTGATCGGCGTCGGCATGTGGCTGGGCCTGATCATGGCGTTCAACGTCTGGTTCGTGATCTGGCCGAACCAGAAGAAGGCGCTGGGCATCGTCGAAGCCGACGATGCGACGAAGGCGAAGGCCGCGAAGACCGCGATGATCTTTTCGCGGACCAACACCTTGCTGTCGATCCCGATGCTCTATGCGATGGTGAACTTCAGCTAA
- the ffh gene encoding signal recognition particle protein → MFDSLSNRLGDVFGKLRGRGALTEADVRAAMREVRIALLEADVALPVVRSFVDQVTELAIGQNVLRSVTPGQQVVKIVSDALTEMLGSETAELDLAVTPPAVIMMVGLQGSGKTTTTAKIAKRLKEKERKKVLMASLDVNRPAAQEQLAVLGTQIDVATLPIVAGQQPVEIAQRAMQAAKLQGYDVLMLDTAGRLHVDQQLMDEMQAVSRAANPAETLLVVDSLTGQDAVQVAQRFTDQVPLTGVVLTRMDGDARGGAALSMRAVTGKPIKFAGTGEKLDGLELFQPSRIAGRILGMGDVVSLVERAAETIQAEEAEAMAAKMAKGQFDLNDLRTQLNQMRRMGGLGALAGMIPGIKKAQAQMAAGAADDKMLIHFDAIMGSMTPKERAKPEILTAKRKIRIANGSGTTVQQVNKVLKMHQEMASAMKKIRKMGGLKGLGALFGKGGGIPGMGGMGGGGLPGLGGGGSIPPELANLMNKKK, encoded by the coding sequence GTGTTCGATAGTCTGAGCAACCGGCTTGGCGATGTTTTCGGGAAGCTCCGCGGCCGCGGCGCGCTGACCGAGGCCGACGTGCGCGCCGCGATGCGCGAAGTGCGAATCGCCTTGCTCGAGGCCGACGTCGCGCTGCCGGTCGTGCGCAGTTTCGTCGACCAGGTCACCGAACTCGCGATCGGCCAGAATGTCCTGCGCTCGGTCACCCCGGGGCAGCAGGTCGTCAAGATCGTCAGCGACGCGCTGACCGAAATGCTCGGCTCCGAAACCGCAGAGCTCGACCTTGCCGTTACCCCGCCCGCCGTCATCATGATGGTCGGTCTTCAGGGCTCGGGTAAGACGACGACCACCGCGAAGATCGCGAAGCGGCTGAAGGAAAAAGAGCGCAAGAAGGTGTTGATGGCGTCGCTCGACGTCAATCGCCCCGCCGCGCAGGAACAGCTTGCCGTCCTCGGCACCCAGATCGACGTCGCGACGCTGCCGATCGTCGCGGGGCAGCAGCCGGTCGAAATCGCGCAGCGCGCCATGCAGGCCGCGAAGCTGCAGGGCTATGATGTCCTGATGCTCGACACCGCGGGCCGTCTCCACGTCGACCAGCAGCTGATGGACGAGATGCAGGCGGTGTCGCGTGCCGCGAACCCCGCCGAAACCTTGCTCGTCGTCGACAGCCTGACGGGTCAGGACGCGGTGCAGGTCGCGCAGCGCTTCACCGATCAGGTGCCGCTCACCGGCGTCGTGCTCACCCGCATGGACGGCGACGCGCGCGGCGGTGCCGCGCTATCGATGCGCGCCGTCACCGGCAAGCCGATCAAGTTCGCGGGCACAGGCGAAAAGCTCGACGGGCTCGAACTCTTCCAGCCCTCGCGTATCGCGGGCCGCATCCTCGGCATGGGCGACGTCGTCAGCCTTGTCGAACGCGCCGCCGAAACGATCCAGGCCGAAGAGGCCGAGGCGATGGCGGCGAAGATGGCCAAGGGCCAGTTCGACCTCAATGACCTTCGTACGCAATTGAACCAGATGCGCCGCATGGGCGGCCTCGGCGCGCTCGCGGGCATGATCCCCGGGATCAAGAAGGCGCAGGCGCAGATGGCGGCGGGCGCCGCCGACGACAAGATGCTCATCCACTTCGACGCGATCATGGGTTCGATGACCCCGAAAGAGCGCGCGAAGCCCGAAATCCTGACCGCGAAGCGCAAGATCCGCATCGCCAACGGCTCGGGTACCACCGTGCAGCAGGTCAACAAGGTGCTGAAGATGCACCAGGAAATGGCCAGCGCGATGAAGAAAATCCGCAAGATGGGCGGGCTCAAGGGGCTCGGCGCGCTGTTCGGCAAGGGCGGCGGCATTCCCGGAATGGGCGGAATGGGTGGCGGTGGCCTCCCCGGTCTTGGTGGAGGCGGCTCCATCCCGCCCGAACTCGCCAATCTGATGAATAAAAAGAAGTAA
- the dapF gene encoding diaminopimelate epimerase → MADRFTKMHGLGNDFVVIDAREHSVEMTPARAHAIADRRHGIGCDQLILLEPSNSADVKMRIFNADGGEVEACGNATRCVATLIGKPAVIETLGGMLRVTPADGGAEVVLGEPEFDWEHIPLAMPMDTRDMPVAWDELEHGAGVNVGNPHIVFFVPEADAVALDELGPRIETDPLFPERVNVNVASLDGENQLQLRVWERGVGLTQACGTGACATAVAAIRAGLVQSPVTVSLPGGDLVIRWAPGEPIVMSGAATRVYEGETDWAQFG, encoded by the coding sequence ATGGCAGACCGCTTCACCAAGATGCATGGCCTCGGCAACGATTTTGTCGTGATCGACGCACGCGAGCATAGCGTCGAGATGACGCCGGCGCGCGCGCATGCGATCGCCGACCGGCGCCACGGCATCGGGTGCGACCAGCTGATCCTGCTCGAACCGTCGAACAGCGCCGATGTGAAGATGCGGATCTTCAACGCCGACGGCGGCGAGGTCGAGGCGTGCGGCAATGCGACGCGCTGCGTCGCGACTTTGATCGGCAAGCCCGCGGTGATCGAGACCCTGGGCGGGATGCTGCGCGTTACACCGGCCGACGGCGGCGCCGAGGTCGTGCTGGGCGAGCCCGAATTCGACTGGGAGCATATCCCGCTCGCGATGCCGATGGACACGCGCGACATGCCCGTCGCGTGGGACGAGCTGGAGCATGGCGCCGGGGTCAATGTCGGCAATCCGCACATCGTCTTTTTTGTGCCCGAGGCCGATGCGGTCGCGCTCGACGAGCTCGGCCCGCGGATCGAGACCGACCCGCTTTTCCCCGAACGCGTCAACGTCAATGTGGCGAGCCTCGACGGCGAGAACCAGCTGCAGCTGCGCGTCTGGGAACGCGGCGTGGGCCTGACGCAGGCGTGCGGCACCGGCGCGTGTGCGACTGCCGTCGCGGCGATCCGCGCGGGGCTGGTCCAGTCGCCGGTGACGGTGTCGCTGCCCGGCGGCGACCTCGTCATCCGCTGGGCGCCCGGCGAACCGATCGTGATGAGCGGCGCCGCGACGCGCGTGTACGAGGGCGAGACCGACTGGGCGCAGTTCGGATGA